Proteins encoded within one genomic window of Bombina bombina isolate aBomBom1 chromosome 1, aBomBom1.pri, whole genome shotgun sequence:
- the CHRNA4 gene encoding neuronal acetylcholine receptor subunit alpha-4 produces the protein MPPAIYKSSCSIDVTFFPFDQQNCTMKFGSWTYDRAKIDLISMHSHVDQLDYWESGEWVIVNAVGNYNIKKYECCTEIYSDITYSFIIRRLPLFYTINLIIPCLLISCLTVLVFYLPSECGEKITLCISVLLSLTVFLLLITEIIPSTSLVIPLIGEYLLFTMIFVTLSIIITVFVLNVHHRSPRTHTMPAWVRRIFLDVVPRVLFMKRPMKDNCKKLIESMHASSFSPPPRLWSETEIEPAFPSSSSASPTSPRASPTSSCCHQLEQTANSQVICKSPSGQYSMLCEESTLTSCTTSQAQSHLLGDAQTNLMPKVRSVSVQQMCSPKEATEGTVRCRSRSIQYCYLHEDSSQTNGQSSSSPLSLKHDMQEGHQSSKTSQCKCKPKNEGKSSGASQVAKNINAKEQNVLLMSPSLKLAIEGVHYIADHLRAEDADFSVKQDWKYVAMVIDRIFLWMFIIVCLLGTVGLFLPPWLAGMI, from the coding sequence ATGCCTCCTGCCATCTATAAAAGCTCATGCAGTATTGATGTGACATTCTTTCCCTTTGACCAACAAAATTGCACCATGAAATTTGGATCTTGGACTTATGACCGGGCCAAGATTGATTTAATCAGCATGCACAGTCACGTGGATCAGCTAGACTATTGGGAAAGTGGTGAGTGGGTAATTGTCAATGCTGTTGGCAACTACAATATAAAGAAGTATGAATGCTGCACAGAGATCTACTCGGACATCACCTATTCCTTCATCATCAGAAGGTTACCATTGTTTTACACAATTAACCTAATCATACCATGCCTCCTAATCTCCTGTCTGacagtgttggtattttacttgcCTTCAGAATGTGGAGAGAAGATCACTCTCTGTATCTCAGTACTTCTTTCCCTCACTGTCTTCCTTCTCCTCATCACAGAGATTATACCGTCCACTTCCCTTGTTATCCCATTGATTGGAGAATATCTGCTCTTCACTATGATTTTTGTGACTCTTTCCATAATTATCACAGTCTTTGTGTTGAATGTTCACCACAGATCTCCACGCACTCACACTATGCCAGCCTGGGTGCGTCGCATATTCCTGGATGTGGTTCCACGTGTGCTGTTTATGAAGAGACCTATGAAggataactgcaaaaagctgattGAGTCCATGCATGCCAGCAGTTTCAGTCCTCCTCCTAGGCTGTGGTCTGAGACAGAAATTGAACCAGCTTTTCCCAGCTCTTCATCAGCTAGCCCCACTAGCCCGAGAGCATCACCTACGTCATCATGCTGTCATCAGTTGGAGCAAACAGCCAATTCCCAAGTGATTTGCAAATCTCCATCAGGGCAGTATTCCATGTTGTGTGAGGAATCCACATTGACAAGCTGTACAACATCACAAGCTCAATCCCATTTGCTGGGAGATGCCCAGACCAATTTGATGCCCAAAGTACGTTCTGTAAGTGTCCAGCAAATGTGCAGTCCAAAAGAAGCAACCGAGGGTACAGTGCGCTGTCGTTCCAGGAGTATTCAGTACTGTTATCTGCATGAGGACTCCTCCCAGACTAATGGTCAATCCAGCAGCTCTCCACTGTCACTAAAACATGACATGCAAGAGGGACATCAAAGCAGTAAAACCTCCCAGTGCAAGTGCAAGCCCAAAAATGAAGGGAAGTCCAGTGGCGCTAGTCAAGTTGCCAAAAACATCAATGCCAAAGAGCAAAATGTCTTACTGATGTCTCCATCTCTAAAGTTAGCCATAGAAGGTGTCCATTACATTGCAGATCACCTGAGAGCAGAGGATGCAGACTTCTCT